The stretch of DNA TAGTTTCTATTCCGTCTCTATagatttgcatttataataagtaTCATCTTATAAGTGTACTGTTAAGTTACAcattgcttatatgtgtgtatgtgcttatgcttatttgtgtgcatgtgttggtatgcatggtgctatttatgtgcgtGCACTCATGCATCTATCTAAATATGCGAATAAACATGTACATGCGAACGGACGTAGACGCGACGCATACAAgattatacttgtgtgtatgtatgtatgtatggatggatggatggatggatgcatttatgtgtatcatatgtgtatgcttgtatgtatgtgtatgtatgcgtatatatgtatgtatgtatggtatgtatgtatgtatgtatgtatgtatgtatgtatgtatgtatgtatgcatgtatgtatgtatgtatgtatgtatgtatgtatgtgtgtgtgtgtatgtatgtatgtatgtatgtgtgtgtgtatgtatgcatgtatgtatgtatgtatgtatgtatgtatgtatgtgtgtgtgtatgtatgtatgtatgatgggggtgtgtagtatgtatgtatgtatgtatgtagtagtatgtatgtatgtatgtatgtaaagattatacttgtgtgtatgtatgtatgtatgtaggatggatggatggatgcatttatgtgtatgatatatgtatgcttgtatgtatgtgtatgtatgcgtatatatgtatgtatgatgtatgtatgtatgtatgtatgtatgtatgtatgtagtatgcatgtatgtattatgtatgatgtatgtatgtgtgtgtgtatgtatgtatgtatgtatgtgtgtgtgtatgtatgcatgatgtatgtatgtatgtatgtagtatgttgtatgtgtgtgtgtatgtatgtatgtatgtatgtgtgtgtgtatgtatgtatgatgtagtatggatgtatgtagtatgtatgtatgtatgtatgtatgtatgtatgtatgtcattaggTTTTACTCCAAGGTTTCTTGGCAATAGAAAAAAGAATCATTtgctaacctagattcaaggctccttcattggaatttcaacaacatcaagagagtattgttgtatgtatgtatgtatgtatgtatgtatgtatgtgtgcagatttatatgttttgtttgatgtatgtattttcctgcatatatttgcatatctagatatgctcatatatatttagatgataaacttctggaaagtatgtatatatatatacatacatacatacacacacacacacaccaaacacacaacacacacatatatagattatatatatatatatatatatatatatatatatatattattatatatatatatacatatatccgatggAGCGTTCAAAGACccttacatgacgtttgtaaagggtccatgtctcatatgaataaaagagcgatgtcagtacatacatataggcatacatacatagaccctttacaaacgtcatgtaaggGTCTTTGAACGCTTTCATCGGAGATGTTTCAGACACATTCTTTAAATGTcggctggaccttaaaaacttCAGACACACAGGTCCGGAGGACagctgatattttgcatattGAGGCGATGGTGGACAAACACCGGTTACGTCGGACTGgataccttattagaatgaaggggAGCTggatccctaagcagatgctatatggggaacttgttaATGAAAAGAGACCCCGAAAGAAACctaggctgcgatttaaggactgtgtgaAGTCCTCATTAAAGACCTCTGATTTGCATGAGAtcgactgggagaacaatgcttGTCATCGCCACTGATGGAGGAATCAGGTTAATGTTGGGGTCAACACCTTTGAGAAAGTACGTATTGTGCATGAAGAACTCAAGCGTACTACTCGAAAGCGCACTGCTAGTGTAGTGAATGGGAACAGCTTGGTTGGCAATGTTtccagtcgtgtatgcttgtcaataGCAGGTCTCATTAGCCACCagcggagccgcaaatgcaaaatataagttagtcctagagcgtaCAATGTTTCttaaggtcagcaatggtcttcttcagtcacacacatacatgtttgtatgtacgtacgtatgtgtgtatgtatgtatgtatgtatgtatgtatgtatgtatgtatgtatgtatgtatgtatgtagtttgtatgtatgtatgtatgtatgtatgtttgtatgtatgtatgtatgtatgtatgtatatatgtatgtagctatgtgtgctggtatgagtgtatgtatagaaGCAAGTCTCAGAGTGTCCTGTAATCGTGTGTGTAAGCACACCTATgaacgtatgtgtctgtgtgtgtgcattgtctaGTATGTCATTGCATGtcaatgtatgcatttatgtatgcgcaTAAGTATATTTATTACACAAACGTGTTCCATCTGACATCCACAACATGTTTTATCCGTGTGTTTCCAAAATTATCATCAGTAATCACAGCACATTTAAAGTATTGTGTAAAACGTTTGAAAATTTTCCGTTTATATACAACATAACCAATCCCCGCTAGTTGTTTACTAATTTGATGAGAACTCTGGAACGAAACTTTAGTGCCATGAATAACTAATGCAGTGCAGTATATTCAGtaaataatgcatgcatacatacatgaacatatatacatatatgtatacatatatatatatattattatatatatctatatatgcatgtatatgtgtatatcgatatatatatatatatatatatatatatgtatgatgtatatgtagatatatgcatatgtatatatatatatatatatgtatatatatatgtatatatatatatatatgtatatgtatatatatatgtatatgtatatatatatatatgtatatgtatatatatatgtatgtatatgtgtatatatatatgtatatatatatatgtccatgtatatatatatatgtgtgtgtgtatatgtatataaatatatatgtatatgtatatatatatatatatgtgtgtgtatatgcataggtgcatgcacacatatgcatatgaaatGTCTGCTGATTCAATTTAGGATATTATCCAGAACGTTAATGAAAACATGGAAATAtgacagtgaaagaagaaagagaaaaaaaattcaggtaagaatttgatttgattcaCAGTATAAACAATGAAAGATAATGGAAGTTGAAAATGAAGTGAGTATATTTCCAGAAATAAGAACCACTGTAATCACATTACAGTCTTATcaattaagattttatttttaattaagatttaataatcgattctttttttattaatttattcttatCAACTATATTAATGATGTTCGGAAGAGCCATAAACAGTTAGATTGTGTTGAACAAAAGACATACATTATGGAAATAGAATGCAAGCAGAATAAGAGATATCCATCTATAAAATCTGGTTGTTTTCAAAGAACACAATAAGAGTTATTTAAAAGGGAACGTTGTTAAAGCACCAAAGATGAGAATTTTCACTTtcagattattgttgttgttttttttgtgcattttatttGCGTATTTTTGATATTAGGTTTTTGTTTGGTATTTGGAAATTTACATAAATAGTACTGAAGGAATTTTTGTAAACTCTGAAATAACAaaacttgaaagaaaatattgagtGAAAATAGGCGAAAAATTAAAGCAAAGTCAACAAAAATTTGAACATGAATTGAAattcagtaaaattaattaaattttagtaatataattttaatttattttcgaactttcaaataaaatttcatttcatatatatatatatatatatatatatgtgtgtgtgaagtatttttgcctcttggctgagacagctgtaagttattttcccaatttatatccatgtatgttatattgtaataattactggtatctttatatattaatatatcttatatcttatatgtaaatcaTGATaggttgacataatataatgtctaaaagttgatgaaccacctattgatcccctccattttcttattgctctttctctctctctctctctctctcacacacacacactctctctctctctctctctctctctatatatatatatatatatatatatatatatatatacatacatatatataacctatatctgcctctaatggaactatctccaatatttcatgagtataacctcacccactaagatgtctagagaactcaatgtattttagctgatgagtacaggacacttttatctgctgcaatttttgcaacttgtaataaagcctgtctttgtatgaaacaattgtactaaaaaccaatccattcttgttgcttctttctcgtatatttacatatatatatatacgtatatacatatgtatgtagatatgtatatatataaacagacactcgCATGCATACAcccattcactcatacacaccaGCACACGCATACACTTTGATATTCATATTCtaaagtgagttttttttttcaatttctttctctatattaCGAAACAACACAATTTTAtaggaatgaaaaattaaaacaaaaactgacaaCTTGACTGAAAATTCATGctgtaaaagaatattttaatattctattgtgtttggggagaataattttatttttgtacctTTTAATTTAATACTCTCGCCAgtagaatttccacttatttcttattttttactttcctaaaattttccttgcgtcttgcaaccatttcaatagtcaagactattgactaaaaacgaaaattttaggaaaatagaaatatgaaataagtggaaatcttaccggtgagtgtgttaaattataagccacaaaaagaaaatgactttccccagagacaacagaatatgcttcaacacacgaactcgcattaagaatcttgcaaaccaaatcccaaaacgaaatattttaatattttaaaagaaatttacttACCTAATGGTAAAACAAAGAAGAATGGGAACCAGCACAAAATGAATACACCAACAACAATTCCTAAAGTTTTTGCAGCTTTTCGTTCTCGTCGGAATTTAGCTGCCCGGCCCGTGAGAGTGTGTCGAGAGATAACTTTTCTACCAGAGCCATCAGAATTGTCACTGGCACTGCTATTTTGATAAAGGGAATCAGAAGTTTCACTTTTGGCTGAAAATGTTGCCGATGTAGATGCCGATGCAGCTTCGATAGCGCTATGACCTGTATGGATTCTTAAGGTGACTTCTTCTGTGTTCTCGTTTATTTTAGCTGTTTTGATTCCCGTCGAAAGAAAGCGGTACTGTTTCTCTGCTTCTTTATAAATCCGGAagtaaacgatgataatgattagtAAAGGAATGTAGAATGATCCAGAAACAGAGAATATGACATAGCCTAATTGCTTGGTGACAGTGCATACAAAAGGGTTCGGATCTGGCGGATCTTTCCAGCCAATGAGAGGAGCTACTGAAATTATTACAGATAAAAACCAAACAGCAATTATGATATAAACTGCTCTTTTTTCAGTCATAATTGAGGAATGTTGCAGTGGTTTTGTTACACCGATGTACCTGTCAATGCTGATAACGCACAAACTTAATATCGAAGCTGTGCAACATAGAACATCAGTGGCAGCCCATATATTACAGAAAGTTTGTCCAAATGCccagtaatcaataatttcaatgCTGGCAGAAAATGGTAAAACTAATGTACCTAGCAGGACATCTGCAATTGCTAGATTAACAATGAAATAATTTGTGGTACTTCGTAGATGTGAGTTGACGAAAACTGCCAGTAAAACTAAAACGTTACCAAAAATAGTCACAAGACATATTGAGCCAAGGATAGTCCCTTTCATAATGGCCGACGTAATTCCGATGGGCTCGGTACTGGTCGCGTTGTCCCAAAGGTTACTGTTGTAATAGGCACTGGTGAAGTTATTAAATTCTAAACCATCTTCATAATATTCGTAGTCAAGCTCCATGTGTACTCCGATAAAACAAATATCTCCGCATGTTACCTATGCATAAAATAAAACTGAGTGATAGTGACTTCAATAATCATATTGTATACATAAACGAACacatcacacatatgcacagatccTCGTGCAttcgcatgcacatgtatatatatatatacatatatatatatatacatatatatatatacatatatatatacatatatatatatatatacatatatatatatacatatatatatacatatatatatatatgagaaaatatgcattatgtgtgcatatataaatgcattatataaatatgtatagacatatatatgcatatgtagaaatTGTAAATACTTGCTAATAATAAAGAGCATACATccacccatacacgcacaccactacatacacataacacatgtATCTAATATTATcagttatatgtgtatttgtgagaaTGTGTTttattataatggaataattacactgacatatatgcatgagtggaCAAGGTAAAGTGATATTTATACTATTTAGAAaagtaatacaacaacaacaataataatgaggacgacgaccacgacaacaacagcaacaacaaatattgatttcgCAATTCAATTGAACAAATGACAATAAAACTTGTCTTTCCTACAGAGTCTTTTAAAATACTACTTTAAAACACAGCATCAAAATCCAAGCGTTGCATTGCTCACTGTACgctaaaatatttaatcaaaaagTGGGGCTATGTCCTACTGCTTGAACACAAAGGAACACACATATTCTCTTTCTACTTCTTactctctaaaatatatatatacacgatctctatgtacaaaaatgtgtgtatatgtatgtatctatctatctatatacatatttatattatccaaatatatatgtgtgtgcgcgtatacacgtgtatatgtatgtatgtatgatgaatatatgtatgtatatatatatatacatatatcttttactcttttactcttttacttgtttcagtcatttgactgcggccatgctggagcaccgcctttagtcgagcaaatcgaccccaggacttattctttgtaagcccagtacttattctatcggtcgcttttgccgaaccgctaagtgacggggacgtaaacacaccagcatcggttgtcaagcaatgctagagggacaaagacagacacacaaacatatacacacacacacacacacacacacacacacacatatatatatatatatatacatatatacgacaggcttctttcagtttccgtctaccaaatccactcacaaggctatggttggcccaaggctatagcagaagacacttgcccaagatgccacgtagtgggactgaacccggaatcatgtggttggttagcaagctacttaccacacagccaccgctgcgcctatatatatatatatatatatatatatatatatatatatatatatatatttacatatatatatgttttcatatttacatatatatatttacatatgtgtgtgtatgtatataggtgtgtgtgtgtgtgtctaatattCTTCATTAAaaggaatgaaatgaaatagacCTCTTTCATGGTAATTCTTAATACTCATTACCTCGCACTTCAGGTTAAAGATCGAAACGGATGTAAGGAGATCGTTTATAAAATCGagattatgtatctatgtatacatgcagcgacacacatatgttcatacatacatacatacaggctatACTTCTCACGAAGGATGGAGTCCATTGTCTCAAATCTGTGTTGGTATCATATGGAGTACGTAGTGCGACACTCAAGCAACATCTGCAGCAGAAGCAAAGGTCCAGTGACTATCTTGCCCGAAACCAACAACGTGATTATGATGGCTAATGAACTTGAGAAGATATAAGAAATAAGAGCTGAAACTTATATCTCTTCAAAGAGCATTGGTAAAAGCTATTTATCAGAACAACAGATTAAAAAGATAGTACAATAAAAAAAGATACTACTAGATGCTTGGCACGCAAAAGCAAACTATAGAAGGGATTGATCATGCCAAAAGCCTGGCTTGAGCACAGACAGGTTTATTACATCCCACTTCGAAGGCTACTTCCATGCTATTCCAGAACATGAGTTCCCAACTAAGTACCTACAGCATAAAAGGCATAAAGCGTTGACATACAGTCCAAAGCTATCGATGTCAACCACGTTATTTCCAAATGCGAAAAAATGTCTTCCAGATATCATCTGGCATGAAGCGGTGCCCAGAGCGATCTGGAATaggataacaaaaaagaaaacatctacAGACGAAGTTGAGTATATTGACAATGAAGGGTCAAAAGCATATTGTTGGAACTTGAAAATTAAAACAGCCGCCAAATTAAACCACAACCGGCCAGATATTGTTATGTggggaaacaaggaaaaaatatgtCTGTTGTGGAAATTAGTTGCTCTATGTACCCAAAAGTGGTTAGAAAATacaagaggcgcaggagtggctgtgtggtaagtagcttacttacaggtttattcccactgcgtggcaccttgagcaagtgtcttctactatatcctcggactaactaaagccttgtgagtggatttggtaaacggaaactgaaagaagcccgtcatatatatatatatatatatagtagaagaaatagctataactctttgactgctatttctaaattcggtatgtggtaaggcaattcgttgctaaaccctttattgcttagtatatatatatatatatatatatatatatatgtatgtatgtgtgtgtatttgtgtgtctgtgtttgtccccctaacatagcatgacaaccgatgctggtgtgtttatgtccccgtaacttagaggttcggcataagagatcgatagaataagtactaggcttacaaagaataagtcctggggtcgattcgctcgactgaaggtggtgctccagcacggccgcagtcaaatgactgaaacaagtaaaagagaaacgagaaacgagaaagagagaatgagaaaaacaaTGGACCAATGATAAAGAGTCTGCAAGTCTATGTCCAACATACACTTGCAgtttaatatttatcattattggaAAAACAGGATACACACCGACCTCTCTGGAGCAAAGTACAGCTGAACTTGGGATCTTGGGGAGAGAACTCATATCCTTAGTTCATACGCTATAAAGGCTCACGATATCTGAGACTATAAAATCTGAAATACCTACTTAATATCTAAAGGTTGCTGGTTAATGATGTTTCTTTCAAAtcttgctaccaagtaggtggGCAGTCAAAATTAttctagaaagagaaagagaacgcacatacataagcactgatgctcatacataaaacatatgttTCCTTTGTTTCAACATTCCAACAATGAGGCAGTGGTCAGTGTCGCAGTCATTTCACTACATAGATCTTGATATCAGCGCATTATTGAGTGAGATTACTCTTCATGATTACATCGTCGAAAAGAGACTAGTATTCGGTGCGAAGATGCGGCCAAGATATTCTGTACCTTACTAGAAGACGAAAGTTTGTGTTGGTTATAAAGAAACTTTGTTCAGTACAGTTCTTAAAGAGGAGTCAATATCCTTTTATGATCAGTAAGTTGAGGCAATGAAGCCCCATTTCACTCATTCAAAGTATTGAAGTCATAAAAGGGAAAACTAATgattgtgttgtgtgcgtgtgttgtgtgtgtttgtgtatatatatatatatatattatatatatatatatacacgagagagtgctgaaaagttcctggatttgggtAAAGGAAAATCCTGGAGGATCAGCGAAGTATGATATTATTGAACATATTCTCTTCTCAGTATTTCACGAGAATACAATATCAGAGCGATGATTCACAACTTCCAGACAAAGACAGATGCTTTGCATTCATGAGAAATAACATATGCCATGAAAAATAACGGCTTCTAAAATATCGCACACCTATATTTTGGAAGCCAGTTATTTTTCATGGCGTATGGTATTCCTCTGGAGAACACTTCACATGAATGCAGAGTATCTTTGCTTGCAAGTTGTGAACCATTGCTCGAATATCgtattcatttattattctcGTGAAGAAGACATCGgatttcttgattattttcatgaAGCCAGTCCTGGTGTCGTCCACTTGGATGGTTTAATGGCAGTTAAACGTACATTTCTTTTCCAGAAAGCGAAACGTCCCTTCTTATAATTGCATTCCTAACGCGATCCTTGCAGAAAGACCGCTTCAGTAGAAGTGTAAAGAGCCAAATCAATCCATGTTCTTGATTTTTGCTGATCTGAGGAAGGCTTTTGTATATAGCTTCTCACTTTGGTTTAATGAGAACCCTTATCAAACATAGTTGTCCACGAACGCCTGTGTTTTGGAAGTACAATTTCCTGGTGATATTAGGGTGTTAGAAGTTATGAAGTTTTCTCTATCCGCTCTGTCACAAATGGTGTGAAACAAGGTTATTATTTGGTAGGTCCCTTCAATATCAAGTTTTCTATCATTATGCAAGAGGGCTCCAGAGCATCTCAATCCGAGATTGAAATTAAGTACTGATATACAGGCAAATTGTTCAACTGCCCGTGAttacaagcaaaaaaataaagcTAAGTATCTAAGTATCTATGAAATGCTGTTTGCTGATGTCTGGATTGTTTGCGCAAAACGAGTCCAACTTATGCTGATCAGTTCTCAAAGGTTTACAAGTTCCACCTTACTAGCAAATCTAAGGCTGGCCTTTCGGAGCAGTTTtccctcactctcttttactctctgttatttgtttcaatcattgactgctgccatgctggagcaccgcctgtagtcgagcatatcgatcccaggacttattcgttgtaagcttaatatttattctatcggtctcttttgccgaaccgctaagttacggggacgtaaacacaccagcatcggttgtcaagtgatgttgtggggacaaacacagacacaaaacacacacacacacacatatatacatatacatatatacgacgggcttctttcactttccgtctaccaaatccattcacaaggttttgatctgcccgaggctatagtagaagacatttatccgaggtgccacgcagtgggactaatcAAATTCAGCTGGGACCAAAgctgaaatttttgaaaatacaGAGAGCGGGCCTTTTGTTGCAGAAGTCAGAATCATGTGGTTTTCAACAGAAAATACCATCAAATCCCTAGTCTTCTCGCTCGGGAGAGGAATCCCAGAACACTATATAATATAGTTGAGATCATGATTTCCATATATTATAATAGTAATTTAAGGCTTcttaaagaagaataagaatgagtacgcatacgcgcgcacatatacaaatGACTGCAAACATAAAGCATAttgagacacccttcggtcatgactgaccgtgggattgcatctagaaagttaccctcccaggcacaagtccgggcaaagttgtttatggaagatcagcagtcgcccatgcataccggcctgtcatctccacgccaccagtattatccaaggaaaaagcagatacagcttggcacctgtgacgccgcaactcattttacagctgagtgaactggagcaacgtgaaataaagtgtcttgctcaagaacacaacatgcagcccggtccgggattcgaactcacaaccttacgatcgtaagctcgactctCTAACCACTTCACATAAACATaaagcatacgtacacatatacatacataatacatacatacatatatacatatatatatatatatatgcacatatatataaataaatgtatacacacataaattcaaatgtgcatttacatatacacacatacgtcacgaatacagacacatataaatacatgtatgtatgtatgtacgtacatacctacgtacgtacatatatgtacaatcaaGAAGTCTTTGTGGACTGTTTAGACGTCAGATATGTTTTAAAATagtcaaaaattaataaatacttcGACAAAATAGTTCCTTATTTATGTGCAAAGATTCCCTTCGCAAAACACCAAATAATTTGAAATTCAGtttgaaatattgtttttttttttcttttgaggtaCTGAATACCGTTAAAATAGTATAGTTTATATAAAGCATTGTGAAACTGGATTAGAAATGTTTCACAAAACAACTACTATGCCGACTGGAAATAAATGTGCGAAGgcaaaggaaaaagataaaaatataggtTTGTACTTTTACCTTATTGTTCAATATTTCGGCTTAAAAATGCTATTGTCAGATACAATGGAGAGTGTTAGCTCTCacatatatagatcatatatattgATTAAGCAGTTATAATaatgctcgcgcacacacacacgtatatatatatatatatatatatatatatatatatatatatattatatatatatatatatatacatatataagtttaacaattaaggataatctcttattAAGGgatccctcctagtgtgaggcatttatgtgtaataatgccctctatacaatatatatacatatatatatacacacatatatatatatacatatatgtatttatatgtatatatataagtatatatgtaagtatatatgcgtaaatctatctatcaatctatacatacatatatatatataaatatatatatgtatatatatatatatacatatatatacttatatgtatttatatgtatatatttatatgtttatatgtatgtatatatataagtatatatgtaagtatatatgcgtaaatctctctctctctctctctctctctctctctctctctctatatatatatatatatatatatattatatatatattatatatataatattattcaacGTGTATTTATACGCTGAATGATATTTCTAGGCTTATTAGCAAAATGGATGTAACAGTCACATTTcaggtttctttttctctcctccttttctGTCGTCATACCTATTTTCTCGACTTCTCTCTCCACGCTATCTCGCTGCTTTTCCGTCTCTTGAATGGATTAACAATGCGATTGGTTTCGCCTGTTTTTAGAAGCTCGTCATTATATTTAATCCAGCTTTTCCACGGAGAATGACTGCAACTTACAACTATTTATTTAGAAAATGCGATAAGTAACAAAGTCTACTTTTGGTTATGTGCATTTCAGTACATACGCTGGCAGCACGTCACTCCCGAGGATCACGTTAAAACACGTTTTTATTTGAACAAATGTCTTTATATTCATTTCTATCTGTAACATTTCAACAAAGAATTAACTTCTTACGAGTCTGTAAAAGCATAGTCTTTAATCAGGTCAAActctttccattattttatatgtttagaATTCAACCATGAATTAGCGTCTGTCGAGGCTGTAAATGCATAGTGTTTATTAGAACACCTTTTGTGAACTTTACACGTTTTGCCTAAAGCGAGACCTTTTCCCCATAGCAAATCTTTGTGAAATTATGCTTTGGTATGTCAAATATCTCCcaagaatatttaaagtaatGGAAATTTTTTGTTTCATAACAGTTTCACGTTAAAACCATGATTTTTGCTCCGGCCTGGTGGCTGCAGCTCTCAGCGGATTATATGTACTGATTTCTCATAAGGGAAA from Octopus sinensis linkage group LG2, ASM634580v1, whole genome shotgun sequence encodes:
- the LOC115232578 gene encoding alpha-1A adrenergic receptor-like, producing the protein MELDYEYYEDGLEFNNFTSAYYNSNLWDNATSTEPIGITSAIMKGTILGSICLVTIFGNVLVLLAVFVNSHLRSTTNYFIVNLAIADVLLGTLVLPFSASIEIIDYWAFGQTFCNIWAATDVLCCTASILSLCVISIDRYIGVTKPLQHSSIMTEKRAVYIIIAVWFLSVIISVAPLIGWKDPPDPNPFVCTVTKQLGYVIFSVSGSFYIPLLIIIIVYFRIYKEAEKQYRFLSTGIKTAKINENTEEVTLRIHTGHSAIEAASASTSATFSAKSETSDSLYQNSSASDNSDGSGRKVISRHTLTGRAAKFRRERKAAKTLGIVVGVFILCWFPFFFVLPLGALCERCQIPQLMFKIIFWLGYCNSTMNPIIYACSSKEFKRAFKRILHCQFRRQPRQFLSGKGIAALTIELHKKQSDPRVAQSFPHKSNYKNRTLQNKPDNAIKFTGSRKIKPLFRLHLNRELPLSSLCPDSPLPSLRLLQEKQRTKLVK